A single genomic interval of Rhododendron vialii isolate Sample 1 chromosome 3a, ASM3025357v1 harbors:
- the LOC131320604 gene encoding abscisic acid receptor PYL4-like, which yields MPTSLNHHRTNEATSNHQKQPPPPPQPQTTYTCPLPPSLSLLNDAALCHTHLVGPNQCCSALVQPIAAPLSAVWPVLRRFDDPCAYKHFLKSCRLIAGDGGVGTLREIHVVSGLPAASSTERLEVLDDESHVVGFSIVGGDHRLNNYRSVTSLHRSAGGLGTVVVESYVVDVPPGNTKEETCGFVDTIVRCNLQSLAQLTENLGPKKPLVLT from the coding sequence ATGCCTACGTCTCTCAATCACCACAGAACCAACGAAGCCACTTCAAACCATCAAAAacaaccaccaccgccaccacaacctCAAACAACATATACATGCCccctccctccgtccctttccCTCCTGAACGACGCCGCCCTCTGCCACACCCACCTGGTGGGGCCCAACCAGTGTTGCTCCGCTCTGGTCCAGCCCATCGCGGCTCCCCTCTCCGCCGTCTGGCCCGTCCTCCGCCGCTTCGACGACCCCTGCGCGTACAAGCACTTCCTCAAGAGCTGCCGCCTCATCGCCGGGGACGGCGGTGTTGGCACCCTCCGGGAGATCCACGTGGTTTCGGGGCTGCCGGCGGCGTCCagcaccgagcgcctcgaggtGCTCGACGACGAGAGCCACGTCGTCGGGTTCAGCATCGTCGGCGGGGACCACCGCCTCAACAACTACCGGTCCGTCACCAGCCTCCACCGGTCGGCTGGCGGGCTCGGGACGGTTGTCGTCGAGTCATACGTCGTCGACGTACCGCCTGGTAACACGAAGGAAGAAACCTGCGGGTTTGTGGACACCATCGTTCGGTGCAACTTGCAGTCACTGGCTCAGTTAACGGAGAACTTGGGCCCGAAGAAACCTTTAGTCCTTACATGA
- the LOC131320605 gene encoding SNF2 domain-containing protein CLASSY 1-like — protein sequence MKRRNIHQSSHPFDPCPFEAFYYGSWQTVERLRIKDGAITMLLVDGENIVEENVPLSNLRVRSRKATYSDCTCFLRPGLDVCVLSTLQLTENSSEEEKQEPVWLDAKIKSVERKPHESKCACQFYVSFYATQGPLGMTKKALVKEITMVQIDQISIIQKLEWNPCENEHYRWDLTEDCFSVHIYKLFTGKFSSDLSWLLVVSVLKQLEFYVRSIHNRIVYQISDDDGDGDGDHCSPNSEGRSNAVNFKLENGISVPVVVPFTPISTPEKGTGSSMDGEELGSSFDVMGLRRSKRRYVQPERYMGCDDLSESDIDVVRMYKTYRWEYEEMPLAPLALSIQADHAHQLDDHSEFDKRVVSYAKDQYEFFFGSQKSLKSLEVESRVSNQCEHPPRLTNQIQDPLQLAIVPVTDNTNQTVHEENPLRAEIPGKYSEVVGQAVSKYIYINGTHRVHRRSTSEGDIPESEGTRWGWKSLYKKTRRRRDRSKPSGRESFRDAGTTNCKRSFSASMYRELIRRCMDNIKSTINKEQPLVIDQWKDFQASKFMEQRDGSEVPSKNEEEDSEIEMLWKEMELCMQSNYLNEDSEGSNVEVPNENVQNSSKHRGQACRHEYKLNEEIGILCRLCGFVLTEIRDVSPSFLQSTVCIPNKGPRNEEDSDHEDVGLDLACIPATSNIPLSEGEDNVWTLIPELQKKLRFHQKRAFEFLWRNIAGSLVPALMEPSVNRRGGCVISHSPGAGKTFLIIAFLVSFLKLFPGSRPLVLAPKTTLYTWYKEIIKWDIPIPVYQIHGGQTYRGEVQRQKLKLSPGAPKPNQDVMHVLDCMEKIQKWLAGPSILLMGYTSFLTMTREDSKYAHRKYMGQVLRQSPGILILDEGHNPRSTKSRLRKGLMKVETGLRILLSGTLFQNNFGEYFNTLTLARPSFVGEVLKELDPKYKRRKKGAKTRFSLENRARKLFIDKIAKKIDSGIAEERAESLNTLKKLTGGFIDVYEGGVSDSLPGLQCYTLMMKSTPYQQELLTKLQNQRPAYKGFPLELELLITLGSIHPWLIRTTTCSSQYFSEEVLEDLDRYKFDLKFGSKVRFVMSLIPRCIIRKEKVLIFCHNIAPINLFLEIFEAFYGWRKGEEVLVLQGDLELFERGRVMDKFEEPGGPSKVMLASINACAEGISLTAASRVILLDSEWNPSKSKQAIARAFRPGQAKEVYVYQLLATGTLEEEKHTRTTWKEWVSCMIFSEENVEDPSRWQAEKIEDDVLREIVEEDRTTLFHSIMKNEKASNAVVRGKD from the exons CTTTTGAGGCATTTTATTACGGCTCATGGCAAACTGTGGAGCGCTTGCGAATTAAGGATGGGGCTATAACCATGCTTTTGGTAGATGGTGAAAATATTGTAGAAGAAAATGTCCCCCTATCAAACCTTCGAGTAAGGTCGAGAAAAGCAACTTATTCAGATTGCACTTGCTTTTTAAGGCCGGGACTTGATGTTTGTGTGCTATCAACCTTACAACTTACAGAAAATTCAAGTGAAGAGGAAAAGCAGGAGCCT GTCTGGTTGGATGCTAAAATAAAATCTGTCGAGAGGAAGCCTCACGAATCTAAATGTGCTTGCCAATTTTACGTTAGCTTCTATGCTACACAAGGCCCTCTTGGAATGACAAAGAAAGCACTTGTTAAGGAAATCACTATGGTGCAAATTGATCAAATTTCCATCATTCAAAAGCTTGAATGGAACCCATGTGAAAATGAGCACTACCGTTGGGACTTAACTGAGGATTGTTTCTCGGTGCATATATACAAGTTATTCACAGGAAAATTCTCATCTGATCTTTCATGGCTACTTGTTGTTTCTGTTTTGAAGCAACTTGAATTCTACGTAAGGTCAATACACAACAGGATAGTCTATCAGATTTCTGATGATGATGGTGACGGTGACGGTGACCATTGTTCTCCAAATTCAGAAGGCCGTTCCAATGCTGTGAATTTTAAGTTAGAGAATGGAATTTCAGTCCCTGTTGTTGTACCCTTCACACCAATAAGTACTCCTGAGAAGGGAACTGGTTCTAGCATGGATGGAGAAGAACTGGGGTCATCTTTTGATGTCATGGGTTTGCGTCGATCCAAGCGGCGATATGTGCAACCAGAGCGTTACATGGGTTGTGATGATTTATCTGAGTCTGATATTGATGTGGTTCGAATGTACAAAACATACAGATGGGAATATGAAGAAATGCCATTGGCGCCATTGGCACTATCGATCCAAGCTGACCATGCACATCAGTTGGATGACCACTCCGAGTTTGACAAAAGGGTCGTTTCATATGCAAAAGATcaatatgagtttttttttgggtcccaaaaatCACTCAAATCTCTGGAGGTGGAATCACGTGTATCTAATCAATGCGAGCATCCACCACGACTTACTAATCAAATACAAGATCCACTACAACTTGCTATTGTTCCTGTGACCGATAACACCAATCAAACTGTCCATGAGGAGAATCCCCTTCGTGCTGAGATTCCTGGGAAGTATTCAGAGGTCGTTGGTCAAGCGGTTTCAAAGTATATTTACATTAATGGTACCCATAGAGTGCATAGAAGAAGTACTTCTGAGGGTGACATTCCAGAGAGTGAAGGTACTCGATGGGGGTGGAAAAGTTTATACAAGAAAACTCGCAGAAGAAGGGATAGGTCTAAACCTTCGGGAAGGGAGAGTTTTCGCGATGCAGGAACAACTAACTGCAAGAGATCATTTAGTGCGAGTATGTACAGGGAGTTGATAAGGAGATGTATGGACAACATAAAATCCACAATCAACAAAGAACAACCACTAGTTATTGATCAGTGGAAAGACTTCCAGGCATCGAAGTTCATGGAGCAAAGGGATGGTAGTGAAGTACCCTCGAAAAATGAGGAAGAAGACTCGGAAATAGAGATGTTATGGAAGGAAATGGAACTTTGCATGCAATCAAATTATCTCAATGAAGACAGTGAG GGTTCCAATGTTGAAGTCCCCAATGAGAATGTGCAGAATTCAAGTAAGCACCGTGGACAAGCTTGTCGACATGAATACAAACTAAATGAAGAAATAGGAATTCTGTGTCGCTTATGTGGCTTTGTGCTCACCGAAATAAGAGATGTCTCGCCATCATTT TTGCAATCCACTGTTTGTATTCCAAACAAGGGCCCACGCAAtgaagaagattcagatcatGAAGATGTGGGGCTTGATCTTGCATGCATTCCTGCTACTTCCAACATTCCGTTATCGGAGGGGGAAGACAATGTATGGACCTTAATACCCGAGCTTCAAAAGAAATTACGCTTCCACCAAAAGAGGGCATTTGAGTTCCTCTGGCGTAACATTGCTGGTTCTTTGGTACCAGCTCTTATGGAACCTTCAGTTAACCGGAGAGGAGGTTGTGTTATCTCTCATTCTCCCGGGGCTGGTAAAACTTTTCTCATCATTGCATTCCTTGTGAGCTTCTTGAAGCTATTCCCAGGATCAAGGCCTTTGGTCCTCGCACCAAAAACAACGCTGTACACCTGGTACAAAGAGATAATCAAGTGGGATATTCCTATTCCGGTTTATCAAATCCATGGTGGTCAAACCTACAGAGGTGAAGTCCAAAGGCAGAAATTGAAGTTATCACCCGGAGCTCCAAAACCCAACCAAGATGTGATGCATGTGTTGGACTGTAtggagaaaattcaaaaatggcTTGCTGGCCCAAGTATTCTTCTGATGGGTTATACCTCATTTCTAACAATGACGCGGGAAGATTCAAAATATGCTCACAGAAAATATATGGGCCAAGTGTTGCGGCAGAGTCCTGGTATTCTTATACTTGACGAGGGGCACAACCCAAGAAGCACTAAGTCAAGGTTGAGGAAAGGTTTGATGAAGGTTGAGACAGGGCTCAGGATTTTGCTCTCCGGTACATTGTTTCAGAACAACTTTGGAGAGTATTTCAACACCCTCACTTTGGCACGACCGAGTTTTGTGGGTGAGGTTTTGAAGGAACTGGACCCGAAGTACAAGAGGAGGAAGAAAGGAGCAAAAACACGCTTTTCGCTCGAAAATAGAGCAAGAAAGCTTTTCATTGACAAAATTGCAAAGAAAATCGATTCAGGCATTGCAGAAGAACGAGCTGAAAGTCTGAACACTTTGAAGAAATTGACTGGCGGTTTTATAGATGTTTACGAAGGTGGAGTTTCTGACAGCCTTCCTGGTTTACAATGTTACACTCTGATGATGAAGTCAACACCTTACCAACAAGAGCTGCTGACAAAACTTCAGAACCAAAGACCTGCTTACAAAGGATTTCCTCTGGAACTGGAGCTTCTCATTACTCTTGGCTCCATACATCCTTGGTTGATCAGAACCACTACATGTTCCAGTCAATACTTCAGTGAAGAAGTACTGGAGGATCTTGATAGGTACAAGTTTGATTTAAAATTCGGTTCAAAAGTGAGATTCGTTATGAGCCTTATACCGCGATGTATTATAAGGAAAGAGAAGGTTCTCATTTTTTGCCACAACATCGCTCCGATTAACCTATTTCTAGAAATATTCGAGGCATTCTATGGCTGGCGGAAAGGTGAAGAGGTTTTGGTCCTTCAAGGGGATCTTGAGCTTTTTGAAAGAGGAAGGGTGATGGATAAGTTTGAGGAACCTGGTGGGCCCTCAAAGGTGATGCTGGCTTCGATCAACGCTTGTGCTGAAGGCATCAGTTTGACTGCAGCTTCGCGGGTGATCTTATTGGACTCTGAGTGGAATCCTTCAAAGAGCAAGCAAGCTATTGCGCGAGCTTTTAGGCCTGGTCAGGCGAAAGAGGTGTACGTGTACCAGCTCTTGGCTACTGGAACCCTAGAAGAAGAGAAGCACACTAGGACCACATGGAAGGAATGGGTTTCTTGTATGATATTTAGTGAGGAGAATGTGGAGGACCCGTCACGCTGGCAAGCAGAAAAAATCGAAGATGATGTGTTGAGGGAGATTGTGGAAGAGGATCGAACTACTCTGTTCCATTCAATAATGAAGAATGAGAAGGCTTCGAATGCGGTGGTTAGAGGTAAAGACTAA